One Capsicum annuum cultivar UCD-10X-F1 chromosome 2, UCD10Xv1.1, whole genome shotgun sequence genomic window carries:
- the LOC107859925 gene encoding galactinol synthase 2, whose translation MAPNVFGLANKATGLAKTKSLSSRAYVTFLAGNGDYWQGVVGLVKGLRKAKSAYPLVVACLPDVPEEHRRILINQGCIVREIEPVYPPENQTQFAMAYYVINYSKLRIWEFVEYSKMIYLDGDIQVFDNIDHLFDLPDGYFYAVMDCFCEKTWSHTPQYKVGYCQQCPDKVQWTQDLGPKPSLYFNAGMFVYEPSLSTYDDLLKTLKVTPPTPFAEQDFLNMYFRDVYKPIPNNYNLVLAMLWRHPENVDLDKVKVVHYCAAGSKPWRYTGKEENMDREDIKMLIKKWWDIYNDITLDYKNANVTPVVDDQVEANKLMTAISEPDVLHYITAPSAA comes from the exons ATGGCACCTAATGTTTTTGGTCTTGCAAATAAGGCAACTGGTTTGGCCAAGACAAAAAGTTTGTCTAGCCGTGCCTATGTGACGTTTTTAGCTGGAAACGGTGATTACTGGCAAGGTGTAGTTGGCTTGGTTAAGGGATTGCGTAAGGCAAAATCTGCTTACCCACTTGTTGTGGCTTGTTTGCCTGACGTCCCTGAGGAACATCGACGTATACTCATCAACCAAGGTTGTATTGTTCGAGAGATCGAGCCAGTTTATCCCCCGGAGAACCAAACTCAATTTGCTATGGCTTATTATGTCATCAACTATTCCAAACTCCGTATATGGGAG TTTGTGGAGTATAGCAAGATGATATACTTGGATGGAGATATCCAGGTGTTTGATAACATAGACCACCTTTTTGACTTGCCAGATGGTTATTTCTATGCGGTGATGGATtgtttctgtgagaaaacatggAGTCACACTCCACAATACAAGGTTGGATACTGCCAACAGTGCCCAGATAAGGTCCAGTGGACTCAAGACTTGGGCCCTAAGCCATCACTCTATTTCAATGCTGGCATGTTTGTCTATGAGCCAAGTCTCTCCACTTATGATGATCTCTTGAAGACCCTCAAAGTTACCCCTCCTACCCCATTTGCTGAGCAG GATTTCTTGAACATGTATTTCAGAGATGTATACAAGCCAATTCCAAACAATTACAACTTAGTATTAGCTATGTTGTGGCGTCACCCTGAGAATGTTGATCTTGACAAGGTAAAAGTTGTTCACTACTGTGCAGCGGGGTCAAAACCATGGAGGTACACTGGCAAAGAAGAGAACATGGACAGAGAAGACATTAAGATGCTAATCAAAAAATGGTGGGATATTTACAATGACATAACACTAGATTACAAGAATGCCAACGTGACTCCTGTTGTTGATGACCAAGTTGAAGCTAACAAATTAATGACAGCGATATCAGAGCCTGATGTTCTGCACTACATAACTGCTCCATCTGCCGCTTAG